A single genomic interval of Stieleria maiorica harbors:
- a CDS encoding histidinol-phosphatase HisJ family protein — translation MPADRILFESHSHTPLCKHADGMPTEYAAVAEARGLLGMHVTCHNPMPDGFSSGVRMAESEFDQYVDLVAETTDQWRGRVDVRLGLEADYFEGHEAYLEKQLSSADFHFVLGSVHPQIGEFRETYWQDDLVEVQRIYFNLLAKSAETGLFDSLAHPDLIKNFTSEAWDPESILEVIRPALDRIAKTGVAMELNTSGVNKRISEMNPFPDMLAEMKTRDIPVTLGADAHVPERVGDGYETAMQLLQSVGYTHVNFFTNRQRRSVKIDDALDSLIPVGEATSQSTR, via the coding sequence ATGCCTGCTGATCGAATCCTTTTCGAATCCCATTCACACACGCCGCTCTGCAAACACGCCGACGGAATGCCGACCGAATACGCGGCGGTCGCCGAAGCGCGTGGTCTGCTGGGCATGCATGTGACCTGCCACAACCCGATGCCCGACGGCTTCTCCTCCGGCGTCCGGATGGCGGAATCGGAATTCGACCAGTACGTCGACCTGGTGGCCGAAACGACGGACCAATGGCGTGGCCGCGTCGATGTGCGTTTGGGATTGGAAGCCGATTACTTCGAAGGCCACGAAGCGTATTTGGAGAAACAACTTTCCAGCGCGGACTTTCATTTCGTGCTCGGGTCGGTGCACCCGCAAATCGGCGAGTTCCGCGAAACGTATTGGCAAGATGACTTGGTCGAAGTCCAACGCATTTACTTCAACCTGTTGGCCAAGTCGGCCGAGACGGGGCTGTTCGATTCGCTGGCCCATCCCGATCTGATCAAGAACTTTACCAGTGAAGCCTGGGACCCCGAATCGATTTTGGAAGTGATCCGTCCGGCGCTGGACCGGATCGCCAAGACCGGTGTGGCGATGGAACTGAACACCAGCGGCGTCAACAAACGCATCTCGGAAATGAACCCGTTCCCGGACATGCTGGCCGAGATGAAGACCCGCGACATCCCGGTCACGCTGGGCGCCGATGCCCACGTTCCCGAGCGAGTCGGCGACGGTTATGAAACGGCGATGCAATTGCTGCAGAGCGTCGGGTACACGCACGTCAACTTCTTCACCAACCGCCAACGCCGATCGGTAAAAATCGACGACGCCCTGGACTCCCTGATCCCCGTCGGCGAAGCGACCAGCCAGAGCACGCGGTAG
- a CDS encoding SGNH/GDSL hydrolase family protein, whose product MNLSRSGRIACCLAALVWSAVTCRCEDTQPASGDSDTLPPAVAKAPAVTVRGDLYRSRQAFSATGTGRVAFIGGSITEMDGYRPMVMESLAARFPETEFEFTNAGISSTCSHTGAFRLPTDVLSAKPNLLFVEFAVNDDQDAGHSHDDAVRGMEGIIRAARTSLPDVDIVITHFVNPSMLQTVQEGELPTSIRAHETVAEHYDISTCNVAMELAQRIAAGKTTWAIYGGTHPKPAGNRIAADLIEDVFRQTKFSSADAKSGNRRRDLSRRLPPPIDPSSFDRGRFLARDAITMGPGWSYVEPSWKDIAGSFRERFAGRPLTVATVPGAELEVAFSGTAIGLFVLAGPDAGVVEFSIDDGDWQAAELFHGFSKGLHYPRTVVLKSALDDGPHRLKLRVSKKKNEASQGNAVRVLEFVAS is encoded by the coding sequence ATGAATCTTTCACGTTCCGGTCGGATCGCCTGCTGTTTGGCTGCCCTTGTGTGGTCCGCCGTGACGTGCCGTTGTGAGGACACGCAACCGGCATCTGGCGACTCGGACACGTTGCCCCCAGCAGTTGCCAAGGCACCTGCCGTTACTGTGCGTGGCGACCTGTACCGCAGCCGCCAAGCGTTCTCCGCGACCGGAACGGGGCGTGTCGCGTTCATCGGCGGCTCGATCACCGAAATGGACGGCTATCGGCCCATGGTGATGGAAAGCCTAGCGGCTCGATTCCCCGAGACCGAGTTCGAGTTCACCAACGCGGGAATCTCGTCCACTTGCTCGCACACTGGGGCGTTTCGGTTGCCCACCGATGTGCTGTCGGCCAAACCGAATCTGTTGTTCGTCGAATTCGCCGTCAACGATGATCAAGACGCAGGGCACAGCCATGACGATGCGGTGCGGGGGATGGAGGGCATCATCCGAGCGGCCCGGACCAGCCTACCGGACGTGGACATCGTGATCACCCACTTCGTCAATCCGTCAATGTTGCAAACGGTTCAAGAGGGTGAATTACCGACCAGCATTCGGGCTCACGAAACGGTGGCCGAACACTATGACATTTCAACCTGTAACGTGGCCATGGAACTGGCCCAGCGGATCGCAGCGGGAAAAACCACTTGGGCGATTTATGGGGGGACGCACCCGAAGCCGGCAGGTAACCGGATCGCTGCGGACTTGATCGAAGATGTGTTCCGGCAAACCAAGTTTTCTTCTGCTGACGCGAAATCCGGCAACCGCCGACGCGATCTCTCGCGTCGGCTGCCGCCCCCGATCGATCCGTCCAGCTTCGATCGCGGACGTTTTCTCGCTCGTGATGCGATCACGATGGGGCCGGGATGGTCATACGTCGAACCGTCCTGGAAAGACATCGCCGGGTCGTTCCGCGAGCGATTTGCCGGTCGGCCGCTGACCGTTGCGACGGTCCCCGGCGCAGAGCTAGAGGTCGCGTTTTCCGGCACCGCGATCGGTTTGTTCGTGTTGGCCGGCCCCGACGCCGGTGTAGTCGAGTTTTCGATCGACGACGGAGACTGGCAGGCCGCCGAGCTGTTCCACGGCTTCAGCAAAGGGCTGCACTATCCGAGGACGGTGGTGTTGAAGTCGGCGCTGGACGACGGCCCTCACCGCTTGAAGCTACGGGTATCGAAAAAGAAAAACGAAGCGAGCCAGGGAAACGCCGTGCGGGTCTTGGAGTTTGTCGCGTCATAG